The Wolbachia endosymbiont of Oedothorax gibbosus region ACGATTTAGTGAATTTAGTCACTACTTATAGAAATAACGGTAAGATTAGTGTTAAAATTGAATATGACCTGAATAAGCTTGATGGCAATAGGGTCAATCTAATTTTTAAAATAAAAGAAGGCAAAACCTCTAAAATTAAGGATATAAGATTTATAGGCAACAAAAACTTTTCTGAAAATGAGCTAGAGCAAGTTATCAAAAGACATAGTAATGACATATTTAGTAAATTATTTAGAGCCATTTTTAAAGGCGGAAATCATTATTCACCGCAATATCTATTGATTAACACAGAATTGCTCGATAATTTTTATTCATCTAAAGGATATATTCAAAATAATATTCAACCAATTGTTGAGATTAACAATAACAATCAAACAGAGTTAACTTTTTTGATTGACGAAGGACAGCAGTATTTATTTGGAAATAATGAGGTTAATGTTGAAAATGAAATTCAGGATTTGAGCTTAAAAAAAGAAATATTAGATTTTATAACAGAGGAAAACGATAAGATATTTAATAGAGTTAAAATTAATAATACAGTAGAAAAAATAAACAAATATTTAAATGAGAAAGGATATATATTTGCAAAAGTTAATCCAGAGTATGCACAACGTGACAATGTTGTAGATGTAACCTATAGAGTGCTGCCGGGTAAAAAGATTTATATAAATCAAATTACAATTGATGGTAACGATCGCACTTTAGATAAAGTGATCAGAAGTAAGCTAAGTGTAGCAGAAGGTGATGCGTACAATATATCTGAGATTCAAAAGTCACGTAAAAAACTAATGAGTAGTGATTTTTTTGAAACAGTGAAAGTAAATAGTTACGCAGTTAATGACGATGCAGTAAATCTTGACTTAAATGTTAAAGAAAAAAACACTACTTCGTTGTATTTGGGAGGCGGTGTGTCTCTTCCTGGTGGAGCATTGATTAAAATTGACCTCAAAGACCGTAATTTATTTGGTACTGGAAAAGAGCTCTCTTTTGCTCTTGAAAAAAGTCAATACGCATTTTCTACTGATTTAGAGTTTGTTGAAAGTAATTTTAACGATTCTGATACGTCACTAGGCATGGGTATATTTTATGAAAAACAAGATAAACCAAACACTACTTTTGATAGTTGCGATATGGGATTGTTTACAAAGTTATCATATAAAGTCACAGAGAACTTAACTAATTCCCTTCGCTATTCTTATAAGTATAATCATATACACATGGATAATAAGGGTGGACAAGACACCGATATCTCTGAAATAATACTGGACCGAAAAGGTGAACATCAGATTTCATCAGTGGGATACACGTTGGCATATAATAAACTGGATAATCTATATGCCCCAAAAGAAGGGTATTTACTGCGCTTAAGTCAGGATATTTCAGGATTGAGAGGAAACGTGAATTTCCTAAAATCTGAATTCTTATCTTTTTATACGCACCCTATATTAAGCAAAATTGACGATGATATAACGCTGCGCTTTAAGATGGCGGCAGGTCATATTTTTTCTTATACTGATGAAGATCTAAACATTGGCCAGCACTTTTTTAAAGGGGGTAATGAGATTAGAGGGTTTGACCTTTCTGGCATTGGACCAAGAGCAGAAGACAAAAATAAAAGCTCATTGGGAGGCAAAACTTATTTTAATCTAACACAGCAAGTAGATTTCCCACTACCAAAACTATATGACTATGCTGGTATCAAAGGCTCATTATTTGTTGACTATGCAACACTTTTCGGCTTAGATGATAAAAATAAGAAGTATGAAGGGAAATACTACGATAGCAAGCTTGTGAGAGTGTCACCAGGTTTTGGCTTTTCAATGCTTTCTCCTTTTGGTAGACTTAGATTGGATTTCGGGTTTCCTTTAGTAAAGGAATCTTATGATATAATACCATCATCAAATGTTAAATTTTCTATTGAAGCGGGGATTTGAATGAAATATATACAGTTATTTATATCAGTTATTGCCTTAATTATTTCCTTATTTGTGGGATATAAGTTTGTAGGATATCAACCTCAGAACACAAAAGCTGCAATTATCGATAGTGACAAAGTCATCAATGAATCTCTTGCTCTGCAAAATATACAACAACAAATAAAGGAGCAGAATTCTAGATTACAACAAGAATTTGAAAATGAGTTAGAAAAATTCAAACCATCAAAAGAAGAATTTGACCTTTTGTCAGAAGAAGCAAAAAAGGAAAAGACAGAACAGTTTAATAAGCACACTGTAAATGTTAGAGATAATTACGCTAAAAAAATGTTACATTTAGAAGAAAGCTATAGAGACGCAGTAGAGAGTGTTTTTAACAAGATAAAAGAAGTTGCTAAAAAAATGGCAGAAAAAAACAACATAGATTTGGTAGTATTTATTTCAAAAAAGAACCAAGTTTTATACTACACGGATGAAGTTGATTTATCAGATGTGGTATTAAACAATATAAACAAGGAAATACCTGAATTTGCTTTAAAAGGCATTGAGTAGGCTTATGCAATTTAATATCAGTGATATTATAAAAATATTGCCACATTCTTATCCGTTTCTCTTAGTAGATAGAGTTATAGAGTGTGATCATGGTAAAAGTATAAAAGCAATCAAAAATGTGACTTTCAATGAGCCATTTTTTATTGGCCACTTCCCTGGTCATCCAATAATGCCAGGAGTCTTGATAATTGAATCTCTAGCTCAGGCATCTGCTATATGTGTTCTAGGTAAAGAAACAATAGAAAATAAAGTTGTTTACTTGAGATCCATTGAAAATGCAAAATTCAGAAAGCTAGTTACTCCAGGGGACACATTGATTCTTCAAGCTAACATTCAAAGTGTGTGTTTAGGTGTACACAAATTTAGGTGTATTGCATCTGTTGGCGAAGAAAAAGTTGCAGAAGCAACAATCTCAGCAGTACTGCAAAATAAATAAAATCTTCATCTGTAAGAGACAGCATGTACACTTTATAGTATAGCAATGAAGCTGAATTTCAAAATCTCATTTT contains the following coding sequences:
- a CDS encoding OmpH family outer membrane protein; this translates as MKYIQLFISVIALIISLFVGYKFVGYQPQNTKAAIIDSDKVINESLALQNIQQQIKEQNSRLQQEFENELEKFKPSKEEFDLLSEEAKKEKTEQFNKHTVNVRDNYAKKMLHLEESYRDAVESVFNKIKEVAKKMAEKNNIDLVVFISKKNQVLYYTDEVDLSDVVLNNINKEIPEFALKGIE
- the fabZ gene encoding 3-hydroxyacyl-ACP dehydratase FabZ — encoded protein: MQFNISDIIKILPHSYPFLLVDRVIECDHGKSIKAIKNVTFNEPFFIGHFPGHPIMPGVLIIESLAQASAICVLGKETIENKVVYLRSIENAKFRKLVTPGDTLILQANIQSVCLGVHKFRCIASVGEEKVAEATISAVLQNK
- the bamA gene encoding outer membrane protein assembly factor BamA encodes the protein MKKLFYILIVIFISFPALLVALENKEKTQIKDIKYIGNERVSNQTIGFYIKLEPGNYVNDDDIDSIIKGLYKTKLFASVNAYIDDKKNLVIKIQENPLINKIILKGNKLFNSKELLNNVIQSKSLTIFTETKLQNDLVNLVTTYRNNGKISVKIEYDLNKLDGNRVNLIFKIKEGKTSKIKDIRFIGNKNFSENELEQVIKRHSNDIFSKLFRAIFKGGNHYSPQYLLINTELLDNFYSSKGYIQNNIQPIVEINNNNQTELTFLIDEGQQYLFGNNEVNVENEIQDLSLKKEILDFITEENDKIFNRVKINNTVEKINKYLNEKGYIFAKVNPEYAQRDNVVDVTYRVLPGKKIYINQITIDGNDRTLDKVIRSKLSVAEGDAYNISEIQKSRKKLMSSDFFETVKVNSYAVNDDAVNLDLNVKEKNTTSLYLGGGVSLPGGALIKIDLKDRNLFGTGKELSFALEKSQYAFSTDLEFVESNFNDSDTSLGMGIFYEKQDKPNTTFDSCDMGLFTKLSYKVTENLTNSLRYSYKYNHIHMDNKGGQDTDISEIILDRKGEHQISSVGYTLAYNKLDNLYAPKEGYLLRLSQDISGLRGNVNFLKSEFLSFYTHPILSKIDDDITLRFKMAAGHIFSYTDEDLNIGQHFFKGGNEIRGFDLSGIGPRAEDKNKSSLGGKTYFNLTQQVDFPLPKLYDYAGIKGSLFVDYATLFGLDDKNKKYEGKYYDSKLVRVSPGFGFSMLSPFGRLRLDFGFPLVKESYDIIPSSNVKFSIEAGI